One genomic segment of Drosophila melanogaster chromosome 3L includes these proteins:
- the Mbs gene encoding myosin binding subunit, isoform K codes for MSSLDARNNSAMMKRAEQLKRWEESDTNRAAPTPRHEHGRRIKFSSGCVFLAACLSGDKDEVVQLLDQGADINTANVDGLTALHQACIDDNLDMVEFLVERGADINRQDNEGWTPLHATASCGFVSIARYLVENGADVAAVNSDGDLALDLAIDVQHMAMIDYMEKMVQELNINVDEARKAEELAMLNDAKKWLRSDAAEVDRPHPKTGATALHVAAAKGYTKVLGLLLAGRGNVDRQDNDGWTPLHAASHWGQRETAEMLVESLADMDIRNYAGQSCIDVADRKIVKFLEELRANKRNKRRPSSQIRISDAMENHVEKTPTKLVRVEVRTDATKDAASGSSEATEANSSIPNAAADDNNDDDGHDDVGGGGEVMASGQSDTEELSDSTESSHLTSLSESEAENVKPNQQIHAVEHPVEEEAPWRRKLPRTPSDSPTNNQVPDRELGTNSSETANDVILRRTQSFENDQKKPTVTIATSTAATAINSPSTTVQTPPIRRSFVPPVRDEESETQRKAHAKRVRETRRSTQGVTLDEIKSAEELVKKKNMGMANNNNNNNISTTTTNTISNSGFKLEDITSGGTYPPNNSTIIPSAPAVMAAANLSTTTGVQRRISSGPIALNASNQSLNSVGRPVSAPSEGTNNSAYVTPSARKFETNATSTGATTAATTTSNSTSNSVSATSANHTTATAPNATSNHDDKDNDKENDNRTQTVIQRRRKPKRRSTGVVHIDMDELDPERQNESSNNDNEEKEKESGSERTSRSRLGSTASTATTSESKSSSSNDKTENGDGIDYKALWEAEKLENDKLRQMLKQKDDEAVQTRATLERFANAQLDAYKSDNHRLKEENAALIRVISKLSK; via the exons GCGTGCATAGACGACAATCTGGACATGGTGGAGTTTCTAGTGGAGCGAGGTGCCGACATAAACCGCCAGGATAACGAGGGCTGGACGCCACTGCACGCCACTGCCTCCTGCGG ATTTGTGAGCATAGCTCGGTATTTGGTGGAAAATGGCGCTGATGTGGCCGCTGTGAACAGCGATGGTGATTTGGCCTTGGATTTGGCCATCGATGTACAGCACATGGCCATGATTGACTACATGGAGAAGATGGTGCAGGAGCTGAACATCAACGTGGATGAGGCTCGAAAGGCCGAGGAGCTGGCGATGCTGAACGATGCCAAAAAGTGGCTGAGAAGCGATGCCGCCGAGGTGGATAGACCGCACCCGAAAACGGGAGCCACAGCCCTCCACGTAGCCGCCGCAAAGGGTTACACGAAAGTGCTGGGTCTGCTCCTGGCCGGACGTGGCAATGTGGATCGTCAGGATAACGATGGCTGGACGCCACTGCACGCGGCATCGCATTGGGGTCAGCGGGAGACGGCCGAGATGCTCGTGGAGTCACTGGCCGACATGGATATACGAAACTATGCCGGGCAGTCATGCATCGATGTGGCCGATCGCAAAATAGTCAAATTCCTGGAAGAACTGCGGGCCAACAAACGCAACAAGCGGCGACCATCTAGTCAAATAAG AATCTCAGATGCAATGGAAAATCATGTGGAGAAGACGCCCACTAAACTGGTGCGCGTTGAAGTGAGAACTGATGCCACAAAGGATG CTGCCAGTGGCTCAAGTGAAGCTACCGAAGCTAATTCTTCGATTCCAAacgctgctgctgatgataataatgatgatgatggtcaTGATGATGTTGGTGGAGGTGGCGAAGTGATGGCCAGTGGCCAGAGCGATACAGAAGAGCTGAGTGATTCCACGGAAAGCTCACACTTGACCAGTCTTTCCGAAAGCGAAG CTGAGAACGTGAAGCCCAACCAGCAGATCCACGCCGTCGAGCATCCAGTCGAGGAGGAGGCGCCATGGCGACGCAAACTGCCCCGCACACCCAGCGATAGTCCCACTAATAATC AAGTTCCTGATAGAGAGCTCGGCACCAATAGCTCGGAGACCGCCAACGACGTCATTTTGCGGCGCACGCAAAGCTTTGAGAACGATCAAAA GAAACCGACCGTTACGATTGCAACGAGCACAGCAGCCACAGCGATCAATTCTCCATCGACAACTGTACAGACCCCACCAATTCGCAG ATCCTTTGTGCCACCGGTGCGTGATGAAGAGAGCGAAACGCAGCGGAAGGCACATGCTAAGCGTGTGAGGGAGACTCGACGGTCTACCCAAGGTGTCACCCTGGACGAGATCAAGAGTGCCGAGGAGCTGGTTAAGAAGAAGAACATGGGcatggccaacaacaacaataacaacaatattagcaccaccaccacgaaCACGATCAGCAACAGCGGC TTCAAGTTGGAGGACATAACCAGCGGTGGCACATATCCGCCCAACAACAGCACCATCATACCCAGTGCTCCGGCGGTAATGGCAGCCGCCAACTTATCAACCACAACTGGTGTCCAGCGGCGCATCAGCAGCGGTCCCATCGCAC TAAATGCTTCCAATCAGTCGCTCAACTCTGTGGGTCGTCCAGTTTCCGCGCCAAGCGAGGGCACCAACAACAGTGCCTATGTCACGCCCTCAGCTCGCAAATTCGAGACGAACGCCACGTCCACGGGAGCGACCACTGCAGCGACCACGACCAGCAACTCAACCTCCAATTCAGTGTCTGCAACCAGTGCCAATCATACAACGGCTACGGCACCAAATGCCACGTCAAACCATGACGATAAGG ATAATGATAAGGAGAACGACAATCGCACACAGACGGTTATTCAGAGGCGGCGAAAGCCGAAGCGCAGATCAACGGGCGTGGTGCACATCGATATGGAT GAACTGGATCCCGAGCGACAGAACGAATCGTccaacaacgacaacgaggagaaggagaaggag AGTGGCAGTGAGCGGACATCCCGTTCCCGGCTGGGCAGCACCGCGAGTACGGCCACCACCAGCGAGTCAAAGAGCTCCAGCAGCAATGACAAGACGGAGAATGGCGATGGCATTGACTACAAGGCGCTCTGGGAAGCGGAAAA ATTGGAGAACGATAAGCTGAGGCAGATGCTCAAGCAGAAGGACGATGAAGCCGTCCAGACACGTGCAACACTCGAGAGATTCGCCAATGCC CAACTCGATGCCTACAAATCGGATAATCATCGCCTGAAGGAGGAGAACGCCGCGTTGATTAGAGTAATTAGCAAATTaagtaaatga
- the Mbs gene encoding myosin binding subunit, isoform J produces MSSLDARNNSAMMKRAEQLKRWEESDTNRAAPTPRHEHGRRIKFSSGCVFLAACLSGDKDEVVQLLDQGADINTANVDGLTALHQACIDDNLDMVEFLVERGADINRQDNEGWTPLHATASCGFVSIARYLVENGADVAAVNSDGDLALDLAIDVQHMAMIDYMEKMVQELNINVDEARKAEELAMLNDAKKWLRSDAAEVDRPHPKTGATALHVAAAKGYTKVLGLLLAGRGNVDRQDNDGWTPLHAASHWGQRETAEMLVESLADMDIRNYAGQSCIDVADRKIVKFLEELRANKRNKRRPSSQIRISDAMENHVEKTPTKLVRVEVRTDATKDAENVKPNQQIHAVEHPVEEEAPWRRKLPRTPSDSPTNNQVPDRELGTNSSETANDVILRRTQSFENDQKKPTVTIATSTAATAINSPSTTVQTPPIRRSFVPPVRDEESETQRKAHAKRVRETRRSTQGVTLDEIKSAEELVKKKNMGMANNNNNNNISTTTTNTISNSGNETSSASSTSAPTPSILGSNEQQDELQPPPPPTTPPPAVIPTTTTATDETEIEEVVSSPPAGQSQNDTTASFTLSAPVRRSLSTEGEADANSDPEGDQDQTVVSASYTIMPRRERLPESSENVESIRSPQKTEPVAKSSSEDKSEEPPHARPTDLPLIPAPAAPSTEAIKSSSAATTPAALESPVRLRDKRGLSGSQESETKSDTASPVSSHPDFNARDSLLSLYARRTTDSSAGGGGVGGGAGVGAGGASGAATSSSTSAAERRPSWRLKFDAGSKFKLEDITSGGTYPPNNSTIIPSAPAVMAAANLSTTTGVQRRISSGPIALNASNQSLNSVGRPVSAPSEGTNNSAYVTPSARKFETNATSTGATTAATTTSNSTSNSVSATSANHTTATAPNATSNHDDKDNDKENDNRTQTVIQRRRKPKRRSTGVVHIDMDELDPERQNESSNNDNEEKEKESGSERTSRSRLGSTASTATTSESKSSSSNDKTENGDGIDYKALWEAEKLENDKLRQMLKQKDDEAVQTRATLERFANATTKNSLSELEKRERRAMERKLSELEEELKQLDAYKSDNHRLKEENAALIRVISKLSK; encoded by the exons GCGTGCATAGACGACAATCTGGACATGGTGGAGTTTCTAGTGGAGCGAGGTGCCGACATAAACCGCCAGGATAACGAGGGCTGGACGCCACTGCACGCCACTGCCTCCTGCGG ATTTGTGAGCATAGCTCGGTATTTGGTGGAAAATGGCGCTGATGTGGCCGCTGTGAACAGCGATGGTGATTTGGCCTTGGATTTGGCCATCGATGTACAGCACATGGCCATGATTGACTACATGGAGAAGATGGTGCAGGAGCTGAACATCAACGTGGATGAGGCTCGAAAGGCCGAGGAGCTGGCGATGCTGAACGATGCCAAAAAGTGGCTGAGAAGCGATGCCGCCGAGGTGGATAGACCGCACCCGAAAACGGGAGCCACAGCCCTCCACGTAGCCGCCGCAAAGGGTTACACGAAAGTGCTGGGTCTGCTCCTGGCCGGACGTGGCAATGTGGATCGTCAGGATAACGATGGCTGGACGCCACTGCACGCGGCATCGCATTGGGGTCAGCGGGAGACGGCCGAGATGCTCGTGGAGTCACTGGCCGACATGGATATACGAAACTATGCCGGGCAGTCATGCATCGATGTGGCCGATCGCAAAATAGTCAAATTCCTGGAAGAACTGCGGGCCAACAAACGCAACAAGCGGCGACCATCTAGTCAAATAAG AATCTCAGATGCAATGGAAAATCATGTGGAGAAGACGCCCACTAAACTGGTGCGCGTTGAAGTGAGAACTGATGCCACAAAGGATG CTGAGAACGTGAAGCCCAACCAGCAGATCCACGCCGTCGAGCATCCAGTCGAGGAGGAGGCGCCATGGCGACGCAAACTGCCCCGCACACCCAGCGATAGTCCCACTAATAATC AAGTTCCTGATAGAGAGCTCGGCACCAATAGCTCGGAGACCGCCAACGACGTCATTTTGCGGCGCACGCAAAGCTTTGAGAACGATCAAAA GAAACCGACCGTTACGATTGCAACGAGCACAGCAGCCACAGCGATCAATTCTCCATCGACAACTGTACAGACCCCACCAATTCGCAG ATCCTTTGTGCCACCGGTGCGTGATGAAGAGAGCGAAACGCAGCGGAAGGCACATGCTAAGCGTGTGAGGGAGACTCGACGGTCTACCCAAGGTGTCACCCTGGACGAGATCAAGAGTGCCGAGGAGCTGGTTAAGAAGAAGAACATGGGcatggccaacaacaacaataacaacaatattagcaccaccaccacgaaCACGATCAGCAACAGCGGC AACGAAACAAGCTCTGCATCATCGACATCAGCTCCAACACCATCGATCCTCGGCAGCAATGAGCAGCAGGACGAGCTGCAaccaccgccaccgcccaCCACACCACCGCCAGCTGTAATACCCACCACAACAACGGCCACCGATGAGACAGAGATCGAGGAGGTGGTGTCCAGTCCTCCAGCTGGCCAAAGTCAAAACGATACCACTGCTAGTTTTACGCTATCGGCTCCCGTGCGAAGATCGCTGTCGACCGAGGGCGAAGCCGATGCCAATAGTGATCCGGAGGGTGATCAGGATCAGACGGTGGTCAGTGCCAGCTATACGATAATGCCCAGGCGGGAGAGGCTTCCCGAAAGCTCCGAGAATGTAGAGAGCATAAGATCGCCACAAAAGACTGAGCCAGTTGCCAAAAGTTCCAGCGAGGATAAGTCCGAGGAGCCACCACATGCCAGGCCCACGGATCTGCCACTAATTCCGGCTCCAGCTGCTCCCAGCACAGAAGCTATCAAATCATCCTCGGCGGCCACTACGCCCGCTGCCCTCGAGAGTCCAGTGCGCTTGCGGGATAAGCGGGGTCTGTCCGGCAGCCAAGAATCGGAAACCAAGTCCGATACCGCCTCGCCCGTGTCCTCACATCCGGACTTCAATGCCCGGGACTCGCTACTCAGTCTATACGCCCGTCGCACAACGGACAGCAGCGCGGGAGGCGGAGGagttggtggtggtgcaggTGTAGGTGCAGGTGGTGCAAGTGGAGCTGCAACCTCGTCTTCAACTTCGGCAGCGGAACGGCGTCCGTCTTGGCGCCTGAAATTCGATGCCGGCTCCAAG TTCAAGTTGGAGGACATAACCAGCGGTGGCACATATCCGCCCAACAACAGCACCATCATACCCAGTGCTCCGGCGGTAATGGCAGCCGCCAACTTATCAACCACAACTGGTGTCCAGCGGCGCATCAGCAGCGGTCCCATCGCAC TAAATGCTTCCAATCAGTCGCTCAACTCTGTGGGTCGTCCAGTTTCCGCGCCAAGCGAGGGCACCAACAACAGTGCCTATGTCACGCCCTCAGCTCGCAAATTCGAGACGAACGCCACGTCCACGGGAGCGACCACTGCAGCGACCACGACCAGCAACTCAACCTCCAATTCAGTGTCTGCAACCAGTGCCAATCATACAACGGCTACGGCACCAAATGCCACGTCAAACCATGACGATAAGG ATAATGATAAGGAGAACGACAATCGCACACAGACGGTTATTCAGAGGCGGCGAAAGCCGAAGCGCAGATCAACGGGCGTGGTGCACATCGATATGGAT GAACTGGATCCCGAGCGACAGAACGAATCGTccaacaacgacaacgaggagaaggagaaggag AGTGGCAGTGAGCGGACATCCCGTTCCCGGCTGGGCAGCACCGCGAGTACGGCCACCACCAGCGAGTCAAAGAGCTCCAGCAGCAATGACAAGACGGAGAATGGCGATGGCATTGACTACAAGGCGCTCTGGGAAGCGGAAAA ATTGGAGAACGATAAGCTGAGGCAGATGCTCAAGCAGAAGGACGATGAAGCCGTCCAGACACGTGCAACACTCGAGAGATTCGCCAATGCC ACAACGAAAAATTCACTATCTGAACTTGAGAAACGCGAAAGAAGAGCTATGGAACGCAAGCTTTCCGAGTTGGAAGAAGAGCTCAAG CAACTCGATGCCTACAAATCGGATAATCATCGCCTGAAGGAGGAGAACGCCGCGTTGATTAGAGTAATTAGCAAATTaagtaaatga
- the Mbs gene encoding myosin binding subunit, isoform H: protein MSSLDARNNSAMMKRAEQLKRWEESDTNRAAPTPRHEHGRRIKFSSGCVFLAACLSGDKDEVVQLLDQGADINTANVDGLTALHQACIDDNLDMVEFLVERGADINRQDNEGWTPLHATASCGFVSIARYLVENGADVAAVNSDGDLALDLAIDVQHMAMIDYMEKMVQELNINVDEARKAEELAMLNDAKKWLRSDAAEVDRPHPKTGATALHVAAAKGYTKVLGLLLAGRGNVDRQDNDGWTPLHAASHWGQRETAEMLVESLADMDIRNYAGQSCIDVADRKIVKFLEELRANKRNKRRPSSQISRISDAMENHVEKTPTKLVRVEVRTDATKDAENVKPNQQIHAVEHPVEEEAPWRRKLPRTPSDSPTNNQVPDRELGTNSSETANDVILRRTQSFENDQKFYQKYNELRARIKANSCPILPANANANAAAANKSNNNNNLSSNNYHNNNNNNNKSDLLLGYAAGTTTTTSTPTTTTTTTSSTFNNTHSNTNNTSTTQQQPAAAAAASAANQLYSVQRSASLKDNSMYYRKPTVTIATSTAATAINSPSTTVQTPPIRRSFVPPVRDEESETQRKAHAKRVRETRRSTQGVTLDEIKSAEELVKKKNMGMANNNNNNNISTTTTNTISNSGFKLEDITSGGTYPPNNSTIIPSAPAVMAAANLSTTTGVQRRISSGPIALNASNQSLNSVGRPVSAPSEGTNNSAYVTPSARKFETNATSTGATTAATTTSNSTSNSVSATSANHTTATAPNATSNHDDKDNDKENDNRTQTVIQRRRKPKRRSTGVVHIDMDELDPERQNESSNNDNEEKEKESGSERTSRSRLGSTASTATTSESKSSSSNDKTENGDGIDYKALWEAEKLENDKLRQMLKQKDDEAVQTRATLERFANAQLDAYKSDNHRLKEENAALIRVISKLSK from the exons GCGTGCATAGACGACAATCTGGACATGGTGGAGTTTCTAGTGGAGCGAGGTGCCGACATAAACCGCCAGGATAACGAGGGCTGGACGCCACTGCACGCCACTGCCTCCTGCGG ATTTGTGAGCATAGCTCGGTATTTGGTGGAAAATGGCGCTGATGTGGCCGCTGTGAACAGCGATGGTGATTTGGCCTTGGATTTGGCCATCGATGTACAGCACATGGCCATGATTGACTACATGGAGAAGATGGTGCAGGAGCTGAACATCAACGTGGATGAGGCTCGAAAGGCCGAGGAGCTGGCGATGCTGAACGATGCCAAAAAGTGGCTGAGAAGCGATGCCGCCGAGGTGGATAGACCGCACCCGAAAACGGGAGCCACAGCCCTCCACGTAGCCGCCGCAAAGGGTTACACGAAAGTGCTGGGTCTGCTCCTGGCCGGACGTGGCAATGTGGATCGTCAGGATAACGATGGCTGGACGCCACTGCACGCGGCATCGCATTGGGGTCAGCGGGAGACGGCCGAGATGCTCGTGGAGTCACTGGCCGACATGGATATACGAAACTATGCCGGGCAGTCATGCATCGATGTGGCCGATCGCAAAATAGTCAAATTCCTGGAAGAACTGCGGGCCAACAAACGCAACAAGCGGCGACCATCTAGTCAAATAAG CAGAATCTCAGATGCAATGGAAAATCATGTGGAGAAGACGCCCACTAAACTGGTGCGCGTTGAAGTGAGAACTGATGCCACAAAGGATG CTGAGAACGTGAAGCCCAACCAGCAGATCCACGCCGTCGAGCATCCAGTCGAGGAGGAGGCGCCATGGCGACGCAAACTGCCCCGCACACCCAGCGATAGTCCCACTAATAATC AAGTTCCTGATAGAGAGCTCGGCACCAATAGCTCGGAGACCGCCAACGACGTCATTTTGCGGCGCACGCAAAGCTTTGAGAACGATCAAAA GTTCTATCAAAAGTACAATGAGCTGCGGGCACGCATAAAGGCCAATTCCTGTCCCATTTTGCCGGCGAATGCGAATGCTAATGCCGCTGCTGCCAACAAAtccaataacaataataaccTAAGTAGCAATAACTAtcataataacaacaataacaacaacaaaagcgatCTGCTATTGGGATATGCTGCTGGCACCACAACGACAACAAGCAcccccacaacaacaacaacaacaacatccaGTACATTCAACAACACCCACTCGAACACCAACAACACAAGcacaacacaacaacaaccagcagcagcagcagcagcatcggcAGCAAATCAATTATATAGCGTACAAAGATCGGCCTCACTCAAAGATAACTCAATGTATTACAG GAAACCGACCGTTACGATTGCAACGAGCACAGCAGCCACAGCGATCAATTCTCCATCGACAACTGTACAGACCCCACCAATTCGCAG ATCCTTTGTGCCACCGGTGCGTGATGAAGAGAGCGAAACGCAGCGGAAGGCACATGCTAAGCGTGTGAGGGAGACTCGACGGTCTACCCAAGGTGTCACCCTGGACGAGATCAAGAGTGCCGAGGAGCTGGTTAAGAAGAAGAACATGGGcatggccaacaacaacaataacaacaatattagcaccaccaccacgaaCACGATCAGCAACAGCGGC TTCAAGTTGGAGGACATAACCAGCGGTGGCACATATCCGCCCAACAACAGCACCATCATACCCAGTGCTCCGGCGGTAATGGCAGCCGCCAACTTATCAACCACAACTGGTGTCCAGCGGCGCATCAGCAGCGGTCCCATCGCAC TAAATGCTTCCAATCAGTCGCTCAACTCTGTGGGTCGTCCAGTTTCCGCGCCAAGCGAGGGCACCAACAACAGTGCCTATGTCACGCCCTCAGCTCGCAAATTCGAGACGAACGCCACGTCCACGGGAGCGACCACTGCAGCGACCACGACCAGCAACTCAACCTCCAATTCAGTGTCTGCAACCAGTGCCAATCATACAACGGCTACGGCACCAAATGCCACGTCAAACCATGACGATAAGG ATAATGATAAGGAGAACGACAATCGCACACAGACGGTTATTCAGAGGCGGCGAAAGCCGAAGCGCAGATCAACGGGCGTGGTGCACATCGATATGGAT GAACTGGATCCCGAGCGACAGAACGAATCGTccaacaacgacaacgaggagaaggagaaggag AGTGGCAGTGAGCGGACATCCCGTTCCCGGCTGGGCAGCACCGCGAGTACGGCCACCACCAGCGAGTCAAAGAGCTCCAGCAGCAATGACAAGACGGAGAATGGCGATGGCATTGACTACAAGGCGCTCTGGGAAGCGGAAAA ATTGGAGAACGATAAGCTGAGGCAGATGCTCAAGCAGAAGGACGATGAAGCCGTCCAGACACGTGCAACACTCGAGAGATTCGCCAATGCC CAACTCGATGCCTACAAATCGGATAATCATCGCCTGAAGGAGGAGAACGCCGCGTTGATTAGAGTAATTAGCAAATTaagtaaatga